The nucleotide window taatatattttccTTTATAGTTGTAAAATAAATGATATAGATATATATTTGAGAGTAAAATGCTACTAAACTTTTCAGGTGATTCCCGAAGCTTATGTTACAAAATGTTACTCTTACACGCCAGTCAACGATTATTATAACATATGTGCAGCAGGTCAGATTTGGAAAGTTGAGACGGACAAAATAAATGATAATTATGTTTTTACGAAAGGTTGTCCGAAACTATTTGATGATCTTGGGATAAAAGATGATGATATAATGTTGTTGATGAAGACGGACAGCAACAAATTTGAGATAAAGATTTATCGTCGAGGAGTTGAAGTTGTTttgaagaaaaaagaagaaagtgaagatgAGTCTGTGATGGAGATACCTAAAGACACATACTACAAAACCGTCCAGTTTGTAAGTATTATCAACTTAAACTATAACAGTTTACTAATAATTACGTCTCTTTTGCTAATATCTTATTGTATAACAGAGCttcggtgatgatgatgatgactccACAGATGAGATGATTTCTGAGGTAATAACCTTATATTTAAGTAGATTAAAACACATTACAATCAGATGTTGTAATTTTATTAAATATGATACACAGATTCATGAAAGTAGTAAAAAACAGGAAGTGATTAAGAACATTGCTGGAAAAGAAAACTCAAAGGTAGAATTTGAAATGGAAAAGGTCTCAACATGTAGAGGAAAACATGTAGAGGCATATTGTCTTAATAGGTTTTTTTGTTTTATCTTAATAGGTTACGAAGAAAGGAAAACATGTAGAGGCATATTGTCATGCGGAGGTCAGTAAGGAGCTGATATGCAGGACAGAATTTGAAATGGAAAAGGTCTCAACAGATGGAGAGATAACTCGGAAACGGATGGTACGTTtatcataaataaacaatatgtagtgaTCAACATTTATTATTAACTTAGATTTTATTCTAAATATAATGTATGTGTTCAAAACAAAGGTAAAGGAAAAAAGAAATAGGGATGATCATGGATTGAAGATAGTGGAGGTTGAAGGAAAAGTTGTTGCAAAAACAACTACTGTTGAGAAAATTGGAAAATATGATTTCACAATGAAAGGAGAAAACCGCATGGTATGTATTTTTGACATAAAAATCATAGACTGAAATATTTTAACATGAATATGGCTGAATGAGTTCTTAAATACGGATTTGCATGCAGAGAATGCCTGCTAATGTTGTAAGAGCAGCCGGATTCCGAAATAAATCTCATAAGTTAAACGTGAGGAACATGAAGGGAAAAACAATCAAAATGAATGTTAGGTGCCAAAAGAATGGAAATGCTGTAAGGTATGCAATCGAAGGTTGGCCGATGTTCATGAAGGAGAATGGACTTTGTTTGGGTGATAGACTGCATTTCACATTTGTAAGTTCATCAAATCTCCTGATCTTGTCAAATGTGGATGGGGTTAATGCATGTTAACAGGTAATCTAATGATGAAGGTGTTTGTGTTGAACAAATGATGACTGTTTTGTGATCATGTTATTTGGTTTACTCTTTTTTGGACAAACTTTCTATGGTTATGATGTTTTATTTTGTTAGTAGGTAGTTTATGGTTAAAGACAACTACTATTATATCATCCAACAAAGTACCATAATTTTGAATGTAATTAACAGTTGGTATCGTGCATAAGTACTTGTTGGTTTTCAATGTCTAAATATATCTATTTACAAACTAACTTGTGTTTGTTTATATGTGGTTAAGATTATTTTTATAAGTTGTATGTGATATATATTACAAATGAaatgtataaaaaaatataaagtaaAATGGAAATATAAATCTCGGAGTAAAGGAATAAATAATATGACAGTTggatattaatattaaaataatgaaaCTATAAAtcaaaactataaatttgagaATATCTCTTTGTATACAACATTTGTAGTCTTATTAGTAACGTTCCCCTCAACATCTAATATTAACATCCTTAAACCATCCATGCTTTTGACTCTTGAAACTGCAACATATAGTTGTCCGTGAGTGAAAACAGGCTGCTTTAGAAACAAACCAACCTTAGATAACGACTGTCCCTGACTTTTATTTATCGTCATTGCAAAACACACAGCTATCGGGAATTGCCTTCTTTGAAGCTTGAAAGGTATTCGTTTGTCAGAGGGGGATAGATTGATCCTTGGTATAAAAGTTCTAGTACCAATATTATTACCAGAAATCACTTTGGCTTCAATAATCCGATCACCAAGTTTTACGACTTGTAATCTTGTACCATTGCACAGACCGTTTTTCTGATCAAGGTTACGTAACAGCATGATAGGAACACCAActtttaaaaccaatttatgatTCGGCATTCCTGAAACCTTAAGACCATTTAGAACATCGGGGGGGTAAACATTGTGTCGAATATGGTCAGTTACATTCTCAGATTGGCAGATGGAATCTGAACTTAGATACTCTTTATGATCACCAGGAAACATTGCTAATAAGGTACCATTTATCTCGTGAACAACGTCGTTCTTAGGAGCAAGTATGGCTCTTTCCTGAAAATAATTTGGATCATTGAACGATTCAAGTATCGAAGGATACACAAAGTTGATCAGATTACCAATAGGGTTAGTGGATTCAGTAATCAACAATTCTTGAGGTATATCAATAACAGCTTCTCCGTCGTTGCGACCACCAAGTTTTCCCTCGCCAATATCCAAAAGCCATTTAGCAAACTCTTTTGTCTTGTCAATATCACCATGATTCATGCCAACAGTGAGCCTCATGTTTTTTGTTAGCGTTAGTAACTTGCATTTATTCCATATATATGACGAACTCAGGGAAGCATTCACGATATCTTGTCTAGAGCCATTAGGAACAACAGGAAGAATCTGTCTAAAGTCACCACCAAATACAATTACCTTTCCTCCAAATGGTAAAGCTTCGCTATTTGAACAATCAGGCATCAATATATCTTTTAAGGTTCTATCCAATGCTTCAAAGGCATGTTTATGAATCATTGGAGCCTCATCCCATATAAtaagttgtgtttttttttaaaagacaCGCAAGTTCAGATCCAGGCTTCATGCGGCAAAGAGAATCCTCATTTAGATTCAGAGGGATGGAAAATCGAGAATGGGCTGTTCGACCTCCAGAAAGTAGCAAAGAAGCTATACCGCTTGAAGCAACATTTAAAACAATTTCAGACTTACTTCGAATTGCTGCCGACAATGTCTTCCAAAGAAAGGTCTTACCGGTGCCACCATATCCGTAAACAAAAAAGACACCACCTTTGTTTGTTCTAACAGATTCCATAATCTGATCAAAAACATTACGTTGCTCATCTGTTAAAAGTAGTAACATATTATTCAACTCATCTTCCATGGTATTTTCGAAATAAGATAACTCCTCGTTGATCAATCGATTGTTAGACGAAGAAATAGACTCATCATCAGGATAAGGCATATTTGAATAGTTCCTCAGAGATGAATTATTACGAAGTAAGAACTTCTCAATCTCTAACAACGCCAAATTCTTTATTTCTTCGTCAGAATAATTTAAATCTGCAAACAAAATTGAAGATGTATTTAATAATACAATAATTCTTTATTACTGTCAAATattaaagtatattttggtaaatatgatataaatgaaattgaagtgtaaataaaaaaaaaatttgtacaAATGAAGTTCTTTTTATTTCATTcagataaaaaaaaatatcaacaaaaaataattaatttaataaatatattaatTGAATATTAGATAACAtgcaaaatttaaaaaaaagacATACCATCAACATTCAAATGTTTTTCTTGTCTATATAAAATGTCATCCGATAAATACGTCCATGTTTTCTCCCATACAAAATCAGGTCTAGACAAACTACCAGACATCAGCATTGTTCCAAATAACGTCCGTAGATAAGTAGCACTTCCATACAAATTAGCTTCTTTGATAGCTTCAATGTACTCGTTATCATCATCCAAAAGCCCTAGCGCATAGCATGCGTCCCTGAAAGTTGGATACAAAGTACCATTTACAGTACGAATATCTTCAAAAGATTTTGGTCCCTTTACTTTGTTCAATAATATTCTGAGGTAGTACGCTTCACCAGCTGAAGGAAACACCGAATGAATCCTACCGATTGAAGGATGACGTTTCCTTATATCCCAACTGCGAGTTcttaatttaaaaacaaactttGATGGAAACTCAACATAAGTAAGATTACGTGCCTCAGGTAATTTTTCGTTACACTTCATCCAAGATAAGAACATAGTAGAAGCAACAGATGGTTTGTTAAGAACCTCGTCAATGTCATCGTCTGCGCCATATACTACGTTTTGCTGACCAGGTAAATGGAACGGCAATCGAATAACTGCTGGATATCGATAATGAATATCATAGGAAAAGATCCTCCAAACAGATTCGCATGCAGAAATATACCGGCAATCGTAATACTTTTCTATCTCATCGACTACAGGTTCCTGCTCATCCTGATTACCACTTTCAACAACTCTAAGAGTA belongs to Helianthus annuus cultivar XRQ/B chromosome 5, HanXRQr2.0-SUNRISE, whole genome shotgun sequence and includes:
- the LOC110944218 gene encoding ATP-dependent DNA helicase PIF1-like, which codes for MIHKHAFEALDRTLKDILMPDCSNSEALPFGGKVIVFGGDFRQILPVVPNGSRQDIVNASLSSSYIWNKCKLLTLTKNMRLTVGMNHGDIDKTKEFAKWLLDIGEGKLGGRNDGEAVIDIPQELLITESTNPIGNLINFVYPSILESFNDPNYFQERAILAPKNDVVHEINGTLLAMFPGDHKEYLSSDSICQSENVTDHIRHNVYPPDVLNGLKVSGMPNHKLVLKVGVPIMLLRNLDQKNGLCNGTRLQVVKLGDRIIEAKVISGNNIGTRTFIPRINLSPSDKRIPFKLQRRQFPIAVCFAMTINKSQGQSLSKVGLFLKQPVFTHGQLYVAVSRVKSMDGLRMLILDVEGNVTNKTTNVVYKEIFSNL